One region of Scomber scombrus chromosome 10, fScoSco1.1, whole genome shotgun sequence genomic DNA includes:
- the si:ch211-210c8.6 gene encoding uncharacterized protein si:ch211-210c8.6, whose amino-acid sequence MTNFHIPEVLVDLQDAIMGSTLAKCAATDLGIQWAGWAVAAAFKTEKFYDLAGSGTFILLAHLSRIWGGAKHVRQNVQTGLVTAWGLRLGTFLFMRILKDGHDRRFNNVRDSPGTFFVYWTIQAVWVFMTLLPTLMLNSEKRDVPLGTSDYVGWAIWGLGFATEAIADQQKLLFKRDPDNAGKFIQSGLWAYSRHPNYLGEIMQWSGLWLSASSVMQGHQYLSVASPLFVWFLLRYVSGIPILEKQAMKKWGSDPGFQDYIKNTPLLWPFPKC is encoded by the exons ATGACAAACTTTCACATCCCGGAGGTACTCGTCGACCTGCAGGACGCGATCATGGGCAGCACTCTGGCCAAATGTGCAGCTACAGACCTGGGCATCCAGTGGGCCGGCTGGGCTGTGGCTGCAGCCTTCAAAACTGAGAAGTTCTACGATTTGGCAG gatcTGGCACTTTTATACTGCTCGCCCACCTGAGTCGGATCTGGGGAGGAGCCAAGCATGTCCGCCAGAATGTGCAGACAGGGCTGGTGACAGCATGGGGACTCAG GCTGGGGACATTCCTCTTCATGCGGATCTTGAAGGACGGTCATGATCGCAGGTTCAACAATGTCAGAGACAGCCCAGGGACTTTCTTTGTATATTGGACTATTCAAG CTGTGTGGGTATTTATGACCCTCCTGCCCACCCTCATGCTTAACAGTGAGAAGCGAGATGTGCCTCTGGGAACGAGTGACTATGTTGGCTGGGCTATATGGGGCCTTGGCTTTGCCACTGAGGCTATTGCTGACCAGCAGAAATTGCTTTTCAAGCGTGACCCAGATAATGCA ggaAAATTCATCCAGAGCGGACTGTGGGCTTACAGCAGACACCCGAACTATTTGGGAGAGATCATGCAGTGGTCAGGTCTGTGGCTCTCAGCCTCCTCGGTAATGCAGGGTCACCAGTACCTGAGCGTGGCGTCACCTCTCTTCGTTTGGTTCTTGCTACGTTACGTGAGCGGCATCCCCATCCTGGAGAAGCAGGCCATGAAGAAATGGGGATCTGATCCAGGCTTCCAGGACTACATCAAAAACACTCCTCTTCTCTGGCCATTCCctaaatgttga
- the bin2a gene encoding bridging integrator 2a encodes MAESSSQKGNSGVFAKKVQRRLSRGKEKVLQRLGKSVESKDDEFEHLCQNFSDQQSDGNRIHKDLRNYINAVRDMREASRRLSQSLFDVYESDWAGEEDLGPIVEGEDLLWNDYEVKLLDQAVRTMESYVSQFPDVREKVAKRGRKLVDYDSARHHLEALQTAKKKDDVKINKAEEELNAAKGVYEGINNELKDELPVLHDSRIGCYVSVFSSVSNLRDIFYKEMSTLNDNLQNVMTELQAQHPDKVFSLKELQRYGSLKRRTLSPKLLKAGFSEFHRSFSPLSVQRFSFRSPDKPRFGTLSRDGSTRVSSPRSSTRDADAELSHSETAGSELKPEEGTSHVDEEKGLKNEESEPPAESDNERSAEKAAESGSRPELKNSSDSGSLDLKQPAVDNGPLHIEESEDTPKPNGLDHGEVSGCNSDAQEVAVPQKEAAADSKSTVV; translated from the exons atGGCAGAAAGCTCATCTCAAAAAGGAAACTCTGGCGTCTTTGCTAAAAAAGTCCAAAGACGGCTGAGCAGAGGCAAAGAAAAG GTGCTGCAAAGGCTGGGGAAGAGTGTGGAGTCCAAAGATGACGAATTTGAACATTTGTGCCAAAATTTTAGTGACCAGCAG AGTGATGGGAACCGAATACACAAGGACCTGAGGAACTACATTAAtgcagtgagag ACATGCGTGAAGCTTCCAGACGCCTCTCCCAGTCTTTGTTTGATGTTTATGAATCCGACTGGGCCGGAGAGGAAGACTTGGGACCCATTGTAGAG GGGGAGGACCTCCTGTGGAATGACTACGAGGTGAAGCTATTAGACCAGGCCGTACGAACCATGGAGTCTTATGTGAGCCAATTCCCAGATGTCAGG GAGAAAGTTGCCAAGAGGGGAAGAAAGCTGGTCGATTATGACTCTGCCCGTCACCACCTGGAGGCACTGCAGACTGCTAAGAAGAAGGATGACGTCAAGATAAACAAG GCAGAGGAAGAATTGAATGCTGCCAAAGGTGTTTATGAAGGCAtcaacaatgagctaaaagatgaGCTCCCTGTGCTTCATGACAG cCGCATCGGATGTTATGTGTCAGTCTTCTCATCCGTGTCAAATTTAAGAGACATCTTCTATAAGGAAATGAGCACG CTCAACGACAATCTGCAAAATGTGATGACTGAGCTGCAGGCCCAGCATCCAGACAAAGTGTTTTCTCTGAAGGAACTGCAACG GTATGGCTCCCTGAAGAGACGAACTCTGTCCCCTAAGTTATTGAAAGCGGGCTTCTCAGAGTTTCACAGGAGCTTCAGTCCTTTAAGCGTCCAGAGATTTAGTTTCCGCTCCCCGGACAAACCTCGTTTTGGCACGCTATCCAGAGATGGCAGCACCCGTGTATCCTCCCCAAGATCCTCGACCAGGGATGCGGATGCAGAGTTGAGCCACAGTGAGACGGCTGGAAGCGAGCTGAAGCCAGAGGAAGGCACCAGTCATGTGGATGAGGAGAAGGGCCTGAAAAATGAAGAGTCTGAGCCTCCTGCAGAGTCTGATAATGAGAGAAGTGCTGAGAAAGCTGCAGAGAGTGGGAGCAGGCCTGAACTGAAAAACTCCTCTGATTCAGGGAGTTTGGATCTCAAGCAGCCTGCAGTCGACAACGGCCCGCTGCACATTGAAGAAAGTGAGGACACTCCCAAACCAAATGGACTGGATCATGGAGAAGTTTCTGGGTGTAACTCTGACGCTCAGGAGGTGGCCGTTCCTCAAAAG GAAGCTGCTGCAGACTCAAAAAGCACAGTGGTTTAA
- the dazap2 gene encoding DAZ-associated protein 2: MNNKGSYPQQAVYPQQSSAPVYPPAMQMSPQAPPYTDTPPAYSEIYQPRYVLPPQVPGQVPQMSSHYPGAQMFMPMQAPMSVGHVGQNVPMAYYPMGAVYPHGSTVMVDSGYDAGARFTAGSSVSIPPPPPGHPPNAAQLAAMQGANVVMAQRKNNFFLGGSSGGYTIW, translated from the exons ATGAACAACAAAG GATCATATCCACAGCAGGCTGTGTACCCTCAGCAGAGCTCTGCACCTGTATACCCTCCTGCTATGCAAATGTCTCCTCAGGCACCTCcttacacagacacaccacCTGCATATTCTGAG ATATACCAGCCCAGATATGTGCTTCCACCTCAGGTGCCTGGTCAGGTGCCTCAGATGTCCTCTCACTACCCTGGTGCTCAGATGTTTATGCCCATGCAGGCACCAATGTCTGTTGGGCATGTGGGCCAAAATGTCCCCATGGCCTACTATCCGATGGGAGCTGTGTACCCCCATGGCTCAACAGTGATGGTGGACAGCGGCTATGATGCTGGTGCTCGCTTCACAGCAGGCAGCAGTGTTTCCATCCCA CCCCCACCTCCTGGACATCCCCCAAACGCAGCTCAGTTGGCtgccatgcagggtgccaacgtTGTAATGGCACAGCGCAAGAACAACTTCTTCCTGGGTGGATCCAGTGGAGGTTATACCATCTGGTAA
- the pou6f1 gene encoding POU domain, class 6, transcription factor 1 isoform X4 translates to MNSQDLPAKDAPLTVNEQVIVMSGHETIRVLEVEVDASLPSSGSDGKSEGKAEEEAAQSTEQPDDGHAVPQNNGGVVPGEQQVVSVEALAPAIQTLTPAVPISVSLPQHQATMPITVQSCPQVLTQESLATLMTGMMAQTGSLGQPLLIPISMAGSIGGQGGLAVLTLPTNSVATLPGLTAANTAGNLLKLPFAGLQAATVLNSVQPQLQTNAQTVFQPQAASLQQVQAAMQQVTSQPTQVTNTQVTAAQVAAAQATPITTPVSQSNISIAALQTAGISINPAIINAASLGGQPQFLSSLTSTPIITSAMSNMAGITSQLITNAQGQVIGTLPLLLNPASLAGGGATPTLQGLQSLQGLQGLQGLQGLQGLQGLQGLQGLQGLQGLQVQTVAPQLLFNTQGQLIATVGNGPATVTTSASVLTKATAQPTFSKPSTQDLFLPFQASVTAVTQSPVVIAPQPSVLKTATTLSSTVPITCGDMAKVGQLVNKPQQVVSNEEGINLEEIREFAKNFKIRRLSLGLTQTQVGQALTATEGPAYSQSAICR, encoded by the exons ATGAACTCCCAGGATCTCCCTGCCAAAGATGCCCCACTCACTGTCAATGAGCAG GTGATTGTGATGTCTGGCCATGAGACTATTCGTGTGCTAGAGGTGGAGGTCGATGCGTCTCTGCCATCATCAGGATCTGATGGGAAGAGTGAAGGCAAAGCTGAGGAGGAAGCGGCTCAGTCCACGGAGCAACCAGACGATGGCCACGCCGTACCCCAGAACAACGGGGGAGTAG TGCCGGGTGAGCAGCAGGTGGTGTCTGTAGAGGCTCTGGCTCCTGCTATCCAAACGCTGACTCCTGCGGTTCCCATCAGTGTGTCCTTGCCGCAGCACCAGGCCACCATGCCCATCACAGTACAAAGCTGTCCACAG GTGCTGACCCAGGAAAGTTTGGCCACTCTGATGACCGGTATGATGGCCCAGACAGGGTCACTTGGCCAGCCCCTGCTCATCCCCATCAGTATGGCGGGCTCCATCGGTGGCCAGGGCGGTTTGGCTGTTCTCACCCTCCCTACCAACAGCGTTGCCACGCTCCCCGGGCTCACAGCAGCTAACACGGCTGGAAACCTCCTCAAGCTGCCCTTCGCTGGCCTCCAAG CTGCAACAGTCCTGAACTCAGTCCAGCCCCAGCTGCAGACAAATGCACAGACGGTGTTCCAGCCTCAAGCAGCTTCCTTACAGCAAGTGCAGGCTGCTATGCAGCAGGTGACGTCTCAGCCAACACAGGTGACCAATACTCAAGTAACTGCTGCTCAGGTGGCGGCAGCACAGGCGACACCGATCACCACCCCCGTCTCTCAGTCCAACATATCCATAGCAGCACTTCAGACTGCAGGAATCTCCATCAATCCTGCTATT ATCAATGCGGCTTCCCTGGGAGGGCAGCCCCAGTTCCTCAGTTCCCTCACCTCTACTCCCATCATCACAAGTGCCATGTCCAACATGGCTGGCATTACCAGTCAGCTTATCACAAATGCTCAAGGGCAG GTCATAGGAACCCTCCCGCTCTTGTTGAATCCAGCTTCTCTGGCTGGAGGGGGTGCAACTCCCACCCTACAGGGTCTCCAGAGTCTCCAGGGTCTCCAGGGTCTCCAGGGTCTCCAGGGTCTCCAGGGTCTCCAGGGACTCCAGGGACTCCAGGGACTCCAGGGTCTCCAGGGTCTCCAGGTTCAGACTGTAGCCCCACAGTTGCTTTTCAACACCCAGGGCCAGCTAATTGCCACTGTAGGGAACGGACCCGCCACAGTCACGACTTCTGCTTCAGTTCTGACCAAAGCTACAGCTCAGCCAACATTTTCCAAACCAAGCACGCAG gaTTTATTCCTTCCCTTTCAGGCTTCAGTAACGGCTGTCACCCAGTCACCAGTTGTCATCGCCCCGCAGCCCTCTGTACTGAAGACAGCCACCACGCTCTCCTCCACAGTACCAATAACCTGTGGAGACATGGCAAAAGTGGGCCAGCTTGTCAACA AACCCCAGCAGGTAGTCAGCAACGAGGAAGGCATTAATCTGGAGGAGATTCGAGAGTTTGCCAAGAACTTCAAGATCCGTCGGCTGTCCTTGGGCCTCACGCAGACACAAGTAGGGCAGGCCCTGACTGCAACTGAGGGTCCGGCCTACAGCCAGTCTGCCATTTGCAGGTAA
- the pou6f1 gene encoding POU domain, class 6, transcription factor 1 isoform X1 produces the protein MNSQDLPAKDAPLTVNEQVIVMSGHETIRVLEVEVDASLPSSGSDGKSEGKAEEEAAQSTEQPDDGHAVPQNNGGVVPGEQQVVSVEALAPAIQTLTPAVPISVSLPQHQATMPITVQSCPQVLTQESLATLMTGMMAQTGSLGQPLLIPISMAGSIGGQGGLAVLTLPTNSVATLPGLTAANTAGNLLKLPFAGLQAATVLNSVQPQLQTNAQTVFQPQAASLQQVQAAMQQVTSQPTQVTNTQVTAAQVAAAQATPITTPVSQSNISIAALQTAGISINPAIINAASLGGQPQFLSSLTSTPIITSAMSNMAGITSQLITNAQGQVIGTLPLLLNPASLAGGGATPTLQGLQSLQGLQGLQGLQGLQGLQGLQGLQGLQGLQGLQVQTVAPQLLFNTQGQLIATVGNGPATVTTSASVLTKATAQPTFSKPSTQDLFLPFQASVTAVTQSPVVIAPQPSVLKTATTLSSTVPITCGDMAKVGQLVNKPQQVVSNEEGINLEEIREFAKNFKIRRLSLGLTQTQVGQALTATEGPAYSQSAICRFEKLDITPKSAQKLKPVLEKWLAEAEHWNQKGQQNLMEFVGGEPSKKRKRRTSFTPQAIEVLNSYFEKNALPTGQEITEIARELNYDREVVRVWFCNRRQTLKNTSKINVFQVQ, from the exons ATGAACTCCCAGGATCTCCCTGCCAAAGATGCCCCACTCACTGTCAATGAGCAG GTGATTGTGATGTCTGGCCATGAGACTATTCGTGTGCTAGAGGTGGAGGTCGATGCGTCTCTGCCATCATCAGGATCTGATGGGAAGAGTGAAGGCAAAGCTGAGGAGGAAGCGGCTCAGTCCACGGAGCAACCAGACGATGGCCACGCCGTACCCCAGAACAACGGGGGAGTAG TGCCGGGTGAGCAGCAGGTGGTGTCTGTAGAGGCTCTGGCTCCTGCTATCCAAACGCTGACTCCTGCGGTTCCCATCAGTGTGTCCTTGCCGCAGCACCAGGCCACCATGCCCATCACAGTACAAAGCTGTCCACAG GTGCTGACCCAGGAAAGTTTGGCCACTCTGATGACCGGTATGATGGCCCAGACAGGGTCACTTGGCCAGCCCCTGCTCATCCCCATCAGTATGGCGGGCTCCATCGGTGGCCAGGGCGGTTTGGCTGTTCTCACCCTCCCTACCAACAGCGTTGCCACGCTCCCCGGGCTCACAGCAGCTAACACGGCTGGAAACCTCCTCAAGCTGCCCTTCGCTGGCCTCCAAG CTGCAACAGTCCTGAACTCAGTCCAGCCCCAGCTGCAGACAAATGCACAGACGGTGTTCCAGCCTCAAGCAGCTTCCTTACAGCAAGTGCAGGCTGCTATGCAGCAGGTGACGTCTCAGCCAACACAGGTGACCAATACTCAAGTAACTGCTGCTCAGGTGGCGGCAGCACAGGCGACACCGATCACCACCCCCGTCTCTCAGTCCAACATATCCATAGCAGCACTTCAGACTGCAGGAATCTCCATCAATCCTGCTATT ATCAATGCGGCTTCCCTGGGAGGGCAGCCCCAGTTCCTCAGTTCCCTCACCTCTACTCCCATCATCACAAGTGCCATGTCCAACATGGCTGGCATTACCAGTCAGCTTATCACAAATGCTCAAGGGCAG GTCATAGGAACCCTCCCGCTCTTGTTGAATCCAGCTTCTCTGGCTGGAGGGGGTGCAACTCCCACCCTACAGGGTCTCCAGAGTCTCCAGGGTCTCCAGGGTCTCCAGGGTCTCCAGGGTCTCCAGGGTCTCCAGGGACTCCAGGGACTCCAGGGACTCCAGGGTCTCCAGGGTCTCCAGGTTCAGACTGTAGCCCCACAGTTGCTTTTCAACACCCAGGGCCAGCTAATTGCCACTGTAGGGAACGGACCCGCCACAGTCACGACTTCTGCTTCAGTTCTGACCAAAGCTACAGCTCAGCCAACATTTTCCAAACCAAGCACGCAG gaTTTATTCCTTCCCTTTCAGGCTTCAGTAACGGCTGTCACCCAGTCACCAGTTGTCATCGCCCCGCAGCCCTCTGTACTGAAGACAGCCACCACGCTCTCCTCCACAGTACCAATAACCTGTGGAGACATGGCAAAAGTGGGCCAGCTTGTCAACA AACCCCAGCAGGTAGTCAGCAACGAGGAAGGCATTAATCTGGAGGAGATTCGAGAGTTTGCCAAGAACTTCAAGATCCGTCGGCTGTCCTTGGGCCTCACGCAGACACAAGTAGGGCAGGCCCTGACTGCAACTGAGGGTCCGGCCTACAGCCAGTCTGCCATTTGCAG GTTTGAAAAGCTGGATATCACCCCAAAAAGCGCTCAGAAGTTGAAGCCAGTGTTGGAGAAGTGGCTGGCTGAAGCTGAGCATTGGAACCAGAAAGGCCAACAGAACCTGATGGAGTTTGTTGGCGGTGAACCGTCAAAAAAACGCAAGCGGCGCACAAGTTTCACACCACAGGCAATAGAAGTCCTTAACTCCTACTTTGAGAAGAACGCTCTGCCAACAGGCCAAGAGATTACAGAAATCGCAAGGGAGTTAAACTATGATCGAGAGGTTGTGCGAGTATGGTTCTGCAACCGGCGACAGACGCTGAAAAACACAAGCAAGATCAATGTCTTCCAGGTCCAGTAG
- the pou6f1 gene encoding POU domain, class 6, transcription factor 1 isoform X2 has translation MNSQDLPAKDAPLTVNEQVIVMSGHETIRVLEVEVDASLPSSGSDGKSEGKAEEEAAQSTEQPDDGHAVPQNNGGVVPGEQQVVSVEALAPAIQTLTPAVPISVSLPQHQATMPITVQSCPQVLTQESLATLMTGMMAQTGSLGQPLLIPISMAGSIGGQGGLAVLTLPTNSVATLPGLTAANTAGNLLKLPFAGLQAATVLNSVQPQLQTNAQTVFQPQAASLQQVQAAMQQVTSQPTQVTNTQVTAAQVAAAQATPITTPVSQSNISIAALQTAGISINPAIINAASLGGQPQFLSSLTSTPIITSAMSNMAGITSQLITNAQGQVIGTLPLLLNPASLAGGGATPTLQGLQSLQGLQGLQGLQGLQGLQGLQGLQGLQGLQGLQVQTVAPQLLFNTQGQLIATVGNGPATVTTSASVLTKATAQPTFSKPSTQASVTAVTQSPVVIAPQPSVLKTATTLSSTVPITCGDMAKVGQLVNKPQQVVSNEEGINLEEIREFAKNFKIRRLSLGLTQTQVGQALTATEGPAYSQSAICRFEKLDITPKSAQKLKPVLEKWLAEAEHWNQKGQQNLMEFVGGEPSKKRKRRTSFTPQAIEVLNSYFEKNALPTGQEITEIARELNYDREVVRVWFCNRRQTLKNTSKINVFQVQ, from the exons ATGAACTCCCAGGATCTCCCTGCCAAAGATGCCCCACTCACTGTCAATGAGCAG GTGATTGTGATGTCTGGCCATGAGACTATTCGTGTGCTAGAGGTGGAGGTCGATGCGTCTCTGCCATCATCAGGATCTGATGGGAAGAGTGAAGGCAAAGCTGAGGAGGAAGCGGCTCAGTCCACGGAGCAACCAGACGATGGCCACGCCGTACCCCAGAACAACGGGGGAGTAG TGCCGGGTGAGCAGCAGGTGGTGTCTGTAGAGGCTCTGGCTCCTGCTATCCAAACGCTGACTCCTGCGGTTCCCATCAGTGTGTCCTTGCCGCAGCACCAGGCCACCATGCCCATCACAGTACAAAGCTGTCCACAG GTGCTGACCCAGGAAAGTTTGGCCACTCTGATGACCGGTATGATGGCCCAGACAGGGTCACTTGGCCAGCCCCTGCTCATCCCCATCAGTATGGCGGGCTCCATCGGTGGCCAGGGCGGTTTGGCTGTTCTCACCCTCCCTACCAACAGCGTTGCCACGCTCCCCGGGCTCACAGCAGCTAACACGGCTGGAAACCTCCTCAAGCTGCCCTTCGCTGGCCTCCAAG CTGCAACAGTCCTGAACTCAGTCCAGCCCCAGCTGCAGACAAATGCACAGACGGTGTTCCAGCCTCAAGCAGCTTCCTTACAGCAAGTGCAGGCTGCTATGCAGCAGGTGACGTCTCAGCCAACACAGGTGACCAATACTCAAGTAACTGCTGCTCAGGTGGCGGCAGCACAGGCGACACCGATCACCACCCCCGTCTCTCAGTCCAACATATCCATAGCAGCACTTCAGACTGCAGGAATCTCCATCAATCCTGCTATT ATCAATGCGGCTTCCCTGGGAGGGCAGCCCCAGTTCCTCAGTTCCCTCACCTCTACTCCCATCATCACAAGTGCCATGTCCAACATGGCTGGCATTACCAGTCAGCTTATCACAAATGCTCAAGGGCAG GTCATAGGAACCCTCCCGCTCTTGTTGAATCCAGCTTCTCTGGCTGGAGGGGGTGCAACTCCCACCCTACAGGGTCTCCAGAGTCTCCAGGGTCTCCAGGGTCTCCAGGGTCTCCAGGGTCTCCAGGGTCTCCAGGGACTCCAGGGACTCCAGGGACTCCAGGGTCTCCAGGGTCTCCAGGTTCAGACTGTAGCCCCACAGTTGCTTTTCAACACCCAGGGCCAGCTAATTGCCACTGTAGGGAACGGACCCGCCACAGTCACGACTTCTGCTTCAGTTCTGACCAAAGCTACAGCTCAGCCAACATTTTCCAAACCAAGCACGCAG GCTTCAGTAACGGCTGTCACCCAGTCACCAGTTGTCATCGCCCCGCAGCCCTCTGTACTGAAGACAGCCACCACGCTCTCCTCCACAGTACCAATAACCTGTGGAGACATGGCAAAAGTGGGCCAGCTTGTCAACA AACCCCAGCAGGTAGTCAGCAACGAGGAAGGCATTAATCTGGAGGAGATTCGAGAGTTTGCCAAGAACTTCAAGATCCGTCGGCTGTCCTTGGGCCTCACGCAGACACAAGTAGGGCAGGCCCTGACTGCAACTGAGGGTCCGGCCTACAGCCAGTCTGCCATTTGCAG GTTTGAAAAGCTGGATATCACCCCAAAAAGCGCTCAGAAGTTGAAGCCAGTGTTGGAGAAGTGGCTGGCTGAAGCTGAGCATTGGAACCAGAAAGGCCAACAGAACCTGATGGAGTTTGTTGGCGGTGAACCGTCAAAAAAACGCAAGCGGCGCACAAGTTTCACACCACAGGCAATAGAAGTCCTTAACTCCTACTTTGAGAAGAACGCTCTGCCAACAGGCCAAGAGATTACAGAAATCGCAAGGGAGTTAAACTATGATCGAGAGGTTGTGCGAGTATGGTTCTGCAACCGGCGACAGACGCTGAAAAACACAAGCAAGATCAATGTCTTCCAGGTCCAGTAG
- the pou6f1 gene encoding POU domain, class 6, transcription factor 1 isoform X3 — protein MPGEQQVVSVEALAPAIQTLTPAVPISVSLPQHQATMPITVQSCPQVLTQESLATLMTGMMAQTGSLGQPLLIPISMAGSIGGQGGLAVLTLPTNSVATLPGLTAANTAGNLLKLPFAGLQAATVLNSVQPQLQTNAQTVFQPQAASLQQVQAAMQQVTSQPTQVTNTQVTAAQVAAAQATPITTPVSQSNISIAALQTAGISINPAIINAASLGGQPQFLSSLTSTPIITSAMSNMAGITSQLITNAQGQVIGTLPLLLNPASLAGGGATPTLQGLQSLQGLQGLQGLQGLQGLQGLQGLQGLQGLQGLQVQTVAPQLLFNTQGQLIATVGNGPATVTTSASVLTKATAQPTFSKPSTQDLFLPFQASVTAVTQSPVVIAPQPSVLKTATTLSSTVPITCGDMAKVGQLVNKPQQVVSNEEGINLEEIREFAKNFKIRRLSLGLTQTQVGQALTATEGPAYSQSAICRFEKLDITPKSAQKLKPVLEKWLAEAEHWNQKGQQNLMEFVGGEPSKKRKRRTSFTPQAIEVLNSYFEKNALPTGQEITEIARELNYDREVVRVWFCNRRQTLKNTSKINVFQVQ, from the exons A TGCCGGGTGAGCAGCAGGTGGTGTCTGTAGAGGCTCTGGCTCCTGCTATCCAAACGCTGACTCCTGCGGTTCCCATCAGTGTGTCCTTGCCGCAGCACCAGGCCACCATGCCCATCACAGTACAAAGCTGTCCACAG GTGCTGACCCAGGAAAGTTTGGCCACTCTGATGACCGGTATGATGGCCCAGACAGGGTCACTTGGCCAGCCCCTGCTCATCCCCATCAGTATGGCGGGCTCCATCGGTGGCCAGGGCGGTTTGGCTGTTCTCACCCTCCCTACCAACAGCGTTGCCACGCTCCCCGGGCTCACAGCAGCTAACACGGCTGGAAACCTCCTCAAGCTGCCCTTCGCTGGCCTCCAAG CTGCAACAGTCCTGAACTCAGTCCAGCCCCAGCTGCAGACAAATGCACAGACGGTGTTCCAGCCTCAAGCAGCTTCCTTACAGCAAGTGCAGGCTGCTATGCAGCAGGTGACGTCTCAGCCAACACAGGTGACCAATACTCAAGTAACTGCTGCTCAGGTGGCGGCAGCACAGGCGACACCGATCACCACCCCCGTCTCTCAGTCCAACATATCCATAGCAGCACTTCAGACTGCAGGAATCTCCATCAATCCTGCTATT ATCAATGCGGCTTCCCTGGGAGGGCAGCCCCAGTTCCTCAGTTCCCTCACCTCTACTCCCATCATCACAAGTGCCATGTCCAACATGGCTGGCATTACCAGTCAGCTTATCACAAATGCTCAAGGGCAG GTCATAGGAACCCTCCCGCTCTTGTTGAATCCAGCTTCTCTGGCTGGAGGGGGTGCAACTCCCACCCTACAGGGTCTCCAGAGTCTCCAGGGTCTCCAGGGTCTCCAGGGTCTCCAGGGTCTCCAGGGTCTCCAGGGACTCCAGGGACTCCAGGGACTCCAGGGTCTCCAGGGTCTCCAGGTTCAGACTGTAGCCCCACAGTTGCTTTTCAACACCCAGGGCCAGCTAATTGCCACTGTAGGGAACGGACCCGCCACAGTCACGACTTCTGCTTCAGTTCTGACCAAAGCTACAGCTCAGCCAACATTTTCCAAACCAAGCACGCAG gaTTTATTCCTTCCCTTTCAGGCTTCAGTAACGGCTGTCACCCAGTCACCAGTTGTCATCGCCCCGCAGCCCTCTGTACTGAAGACAGCCACCACGCTCTCCTCCACAGTACCAATAACCTGTGGAGACATGGCAAAAGTGGGCCAGCTTGTCAACA AACCCCAGCAGGTAGTCAGCAACGAGGAAGGCATTAATCTGGAGGAGATTCGAGAGTTTGCCAAGAACTTCAAGATCCGTCGGCTGTCCTTGGGCCTCACGCAGACACAAGTAGGGCAGGCCCTGACTGCAACTGAGGGTCCGGCCTACAGCCAGTCTGCCATTTGCAG GTTTGAAAAGCTGGATATCACCCCAAAAAGCGCTCAGAAGTTGAAGCCAGTGTTGGAGAAGTGGCTGGCTGAAGCTGAGCATTGGAACCAGAAAGGCCAACAGAACCTGATGGAGTTTGTTGGCGGTGAACCGTCAAAAAAACGCAAGCGGCGCACAAGTTTCACACCACAGGCAATAGAAGTCCTTAACTCCTACTTTGAGAAGAACGCTCTGCCAACAGGCCAAGAGATTACAGAAATCGCAAGGGAGTTAAACTATGATCGAGAGGTTGTGCGAGTATGGTTCTGCAACCGGCGACAGACGCTGAAAAACACAAGCAAGATCAATGTCTTCCAGGTCCAGTAG